The genomic stretch ATGCGACTAGAATGACATCTTCTAATGGTGTTAATATTCAGGATATTGTTTCTGAGATTAGGAGTAATTTTTTATTGGCATAAATATGAGCAGGGAATGGAAGGCCAAACAAATTACAAAAACTTTGATTGAAGGTGATGTTGTAAAACAATACAATCTTTTATGGAGATGATCTGCAGAGTTAAGGAGAGTCAATTCTGGGAACACTTATATAAttaatgtaacaccccgaataaaataagagaattatttaaattaagttaataatatatttattaatttaattaaataaattgaattattggattattattattattattatttggaataataattagtggaaaatatataagttggaataagagaaaagggttttcattttttggtaaagagtttcacgtgaaacagagaagcggctgaaaagtggaaagtggagaaagggcaaagaggaagagctagagagcaaaggttgaagaacggaaaagcttgaagctcgaagattgccggattgttcaggtaaggggggtttatcgtcgtttaatgggtattatgggttaacatgtcatgggtagtgataaaccgttgaagtgaccctaattgggatgttgaatgctgaaatattgtgatgaataagttgtattaaagctgtaattgagtccgtaattgtgtgggtcgtgttcccccgaacgtatagctttttacggaaattgaatcggaggtccggaagtcctccaacggcggaaaatgcggagaactctgcattctgccttgtgttagcgcaggaactgctgttttgtctgcgttaaccggttaacccagggcgttaaccggttaacactgttatattttgtgaaaaggtgctgtttttcctgcgttaaccggttaacactgttgcgttttgccagaaagtgtgttttgtcctgcgttaaccggttaacccagggcgttaaccggttaacactgttggaaattagaaaaaattgatattttaatgttgtgaacctaattggtgattggcctactatagttaattgtgatgagtaatttgTTGGGTTTGTGTTATAAAGTGTCGATgcaagtatgactgagttgttaagttgttccgtgtacggaaagttgttaaaaatactgagttgtaggcttgatgagccaaagttgattataagttgatgttgttgaaaacattgttgtattgctattattattatgttgtcgacagttaaaagtcgtgtatgccatgtacattcatatgcattaagtcggagctttgctcacaccacgttggcctggattggcaaattttaagttgaaagttgaaggcttatgccttgatgcccaataaactggcaatgattttaagttgggagttttactccgaatggtaccacatgcatgacgagtcgagtctcattagagttgcattgtgttggcttgttgtatggatatttaatttaattgaggagtggaattgtgttgatattaagtatgatgtttgagttgatgtgtcgttactggatgtatgttacgattagggtgatgaaatgtgtgaatttacttagcattacatgatgatttataatgcttattatatcgattgaggaactcacccttacaactatttttcaggtaacgaacaaatgagttgagtggaagctaatgcttggagtctagtgtagtctcctaagtgggttatgctctgatagatgtaacatcgggacgggatgttttaattgttttattgttggttgttgaacctttttacctgtaatatgttatatgttttgaatgattagttgatttctatccgctgcgaattatgcaagaaaatgttattttgattaaataaagagcatgacagttattatggtgtgaagtagttgtgtgacacccttggtgcataattactctgatatatatatttgttgttttaatttaatatttggggtattttagaagggtgttacaattaATGTGGCAAGGGTTAGAGCAACAATACAACCAAGGTTTGACTGTTTTTACTTTTGCTTTGATGGGCTTAATAAGGGATTCACAATATCTTCCAGGCCATTCATTGGAGTTGATGGATGTCATCTTAATACTAAGTATGGAGGGACTCTTCTTATTATTGTTGGTAGAGATCCAAATGACTAATACTATCCATTAGCTTTTGGTGTATGTGAAGCTGAGACAAAGGAGTCTAGAAGGTGGTTTCTTACCTTGCTTTTGGAGGATATTGGTCCAGAAAAAAGATGGGTTTTCATTTCTAATCAACAAAAGGTACTTTCACATGCATTTCACTTCATTAAACCTTTTAGATCTCATCCCTAACCATGTTTTGAAATTTTGGATTTCATCCCTAAATGTGTTTTGAATTTTTTGGATTTCGTCCACGATTTCTATTAGGTTCTTTGTCATTGATATatgtttgttttgtttatttGAAACTGGTTTGCAGGGTTTGGTCTCTGTGTTTGAAGAAATGTTTGAGAGGGTATAGCATATACTTTGTCTTAGGCATTTATATGCCAATTTCAGAAAGAAGTTTGGTGGATGGACTCAGATTAGAGACTTGATGATGACAACTTCAAAGGCCACATATATCAAAGTCTGGGATGTTAAGATGAAAGAATTGAAGAAGATTAATGTGAAAGCTTGGGAATGGATGTCAAACATACCTACCAAAGCATGATGTAAGCATGCTTTTACTTTGGTCCCAAATGTGATGTACTTATGAATAATGAATATGAGACATTTAATAACACTATAATATTAAATATGTGTGAATGGATAAGAAACTACCTTATGAATAGGAACACTAGACTAAGAGAAAAGGTTGATAGATGGAAAAATAGGATAATGCCTAGACATAGACTTAAGTTAGATAAGGAAGTAGAACATGCAGGGAAGTGGATTTCAAACTGGTATGGTGAAACATTATGGCAAGTTGAACATATCCATACCATGAATAGTTTTATTGTGGATACTTAAATAATGCACTTGCAACTTTTAGGAATTAGTAGACATCCCTTGTAGGCATGTAATAGCTGCATTAGGTTTTAGGAACCAATTTCCCGAAGATTATGTGGATGAGTATTATTCCAAGGAGACTTATGTAACATGCTATAGTTATAATGTAAGCCCTATTAATGGACAAGACACGTGGCCAGAGGCTGACATGGAAAAGATATTACCTCTATCATATAAAAGAGGACCTGGAGGAAAAATAAATTGAGGAGGAAGGAACCTGATGAAGACCTTAATAAGGGAAGGACACAAACAAGTTATTATTTCACAAGATGTGGTATACTTGGCATAATACAAGAATTTGTATAAGTCAAGTGGTTGACCCTGAAGCTCAAAAAAGGAAGGTATTGAACATGTCCATACTTTGAATATGTTATTAATGACATTGATATTTTACTAATGTTGTAAATTTTATGTCCACAGAAAGCCAAAGAACACTACAACAAGTAATACAACCCCAACCATATGGTAATACAACCCAAGAACAAAGTCAAGCACAAACTCAACCTACTGAGGCTGGAGCTGCAACCCAGGAACAACCAGTGATAAATGAACCTCCAACTGAAATTGACCCTGAGTTCGAAATGCTTGCTGCAAATCTTACAACAACATTTAAGGCAACTCAGACTCAACTAAACCTTGCTGAAAGAGTTACATCACCTTAGAGTGTACCTGTTACATCAACTTAGAGTATACCTGTTACATCAGCTCATAATGCACATGTTACATCTTTACGGGCTGACTATGGTATAACACTTTATGCACCAGACTATATATTGTCTGCACTTGTTCTAACAATTGATGAAGTACCAGCTACACCTGGTTCTACTACTCCTAGAGTTCTAAAACTAATTGAGTTTATTAAACCATTTGATAATGACTTGAACATATTAATGTGTTTTACCTGTTGCATCTCTaatattctgtttttttttgcagaagaagaagaagtcaATAAAACCAAAAATTTCAAGGAAATTGGAGTTAAGGAGAAGTGATAGGACACGGGTCCCTTAAATGCAAAAAATTCAAAAGAGAAGGAAATGGTCTATCACAACTCATGGATGTGTAGAAATTAAGCATTTTGTTATGGTTTTGTCATGGTGTATTTTGTTATGGTTATGACATGGTGTATTTCGTTATAGTTTGATACTTTGTTATGATGTGTATTTGTTGTATTTTGAGACAAATTTGTATGCCTATTGACTTTATGTTATTCTAAGACATGAACCATTATTATATTATCTATATGCCTAAATGTACTATAGTATTATGCAAATAAATCACAAACATACAAGGATGACATACAAACAAATCATTATGAAACATGGATGAAAACCAAAATGCCACAAACATAGAGTGACAAACTTCATTAATTTCAAAGGTTCTTATCCATTCAATACTAAACATTATAGGGACGACATTAGACAATTATCCTTCTTCTAGGGACTAAAAAAATACAGACACCATGAACATCATTCTCACTATCATTTATGGTAAACAAAGAACAAACACCATGATACACAATCAACAAAAGCTTAAATAAACTGACCTTTGTTTTTCAACTTCAATTTCATCTTCTCTTTTTTCTTTGCTTCAAGGTGTTTAACGATGCAACCTAATTCACGCATTACCTCTGTGCAATTGCAACCGATTGAATTTTTGATTAATTTGATGTGTTGCTTTCTAATTCATCATCCCATATGAATAACTTGTAACTTGACATTATACCCGAATTTAAACATTTCAAGAATCATCGGTAAGGGTTTTCAATTGAATTTGAGATGAACATCCTCATTGCTCTGTTACAACCACAAGCTAAAATTTGAGACCGAGAGCAATTACCTATTGATAATTTGTCACGGAAGAATTTGCAAAATATAAAGACTTcagataaaaaaaatatttatgaaCTAAATTCAGAAAGAACATAATTTAAAGGATCAATAAACCATTTAAATCAATAAATAATTACATAAAGCCATTTTTTTCTTCTACTGAGAATAAAAAGACATAATAGACGAGTATAGCTGTGAAGTGTGGAGCGAAGAAACAAAAATGAAGCTGAAAGTGTATGCAGACCGCATGTCCCAGCCATCTCGCGCGATTCTCATCTTTTGCAAGTATTTTCACTCCCCTTCTCTTTTCCTAATAATTTCAATCAATTTGTTCTACGTAACACACTGTAATTGAATTTGATACTGAAAAACTTGAAATCGATAGAGTCAATGGAATAGAAATTGAGGAGATCCATATCGAACTTTCCAAACGTGAGCATCTATCTCCCGAATTTCAAGGTTATCAAATTCATATCTAACCAACGCATTTTCAATatcttgtttttttttcttcttcaaaTGGAAACCGTTCAATTGATTTGATTTTCTTTCAGCGATTAACCCTCTCAAGAAAGTTCCTGCTATTGTTGATGGAAGGTTCAAGCTATTCGAGAGGTACTTCAATTGTTAGCTTTCATTCTTCGATCTATTACTGTAATTTGCTATTCTAATTAGGTTGTGCTACAATTAATTACTTTTGTATTAGCTTATGGgttatttattttcttctttGCAGTCACGCAATTCTTATCTATATTGCTTCTGCATTTCCTGGAGTTGCAAACCATTGGTTAGTAGTTTCCCTCTTTCGCTATCTTTCATGAATTCAAGACATGTGAATGAATAGATGCTAGGGAGGGTATCTGCTTGATAGAATAGAACAGCCATGTTCATATTTTTGGTTCCTAGTAATTCGTAAGGTCTAACAATACTTCCCCAAAAGATCCACCTTGTCCTCAAGGTGACACTGAAGGATAAGATAAGACAAGTGTCCCATAACTTGAAGTAGAGTGACAGAGCAAGGCATGAAACAGTATATCATGACAACAGTATGCATTAACAGCACCGGTTCGATCAAACCAGAGGAAAATCTACCCTTCACCAAGGACCTGTCCGGATCTCGCAGTTGTCCAAGTTGAGTGAAGCTCATTTCTCTCTGGTAGTTGTTCTAGCAAGGTGTCACCCTCGATTCGAACACAATACTCGCACCATGGCCATCAAAGTGTCTGTTGATACAGAAAAATTTGCAAAAATCTGCCTTTGTCTCTTGTCGCTTTTCCACAATGACATTCACGGGGAAATTTTCTGCATTTCTTTCTACTTTTGCATGTTCTTGGTTAGTGGAATTTTCTGTATTAATTTATATGGGCATCCTACAATAAGATTCACTTTCACTCAATAGTTACTAAAAGGGCAGACATACACTTCTGTTCTCCtacttttgaatttttttgttCTACTCATTCCATTAGGTACCCGGCGGATGCTTCAAGGAAAGCTAAAATCCACTCAGTGTTAGATTGGCATCACCTGAATTTACGCCGCGGAACAGGTGTGTTATAGCACAAAAATAACCCTTTTATAGTGGTCTCCTTTCAGTAATTTAAATGTAAGAAGAGATTAGGGATCAATTTCTAATTTTGCTTGTTTGTTGGGTCTGGATATCTTTATATATTGGGGCTTTTATGTTAACATTGCAGATGACACTGACAGCATATAGTTGATTGAGTCATTCTTTGAGCGCATTGATGACTATGTTATTTGCATTGATTTGTTTAAATCTGGCAATGCCATGTATTTTTAGGTTAAATTGCATTCTTCTTTGCATGTACATTTGAATTACATTCTTTGCATAAATTTCTGATTAATATTTTTCTTTGAGAATAAGTGAAGACACTGTTTCCTTAATCTGCAAATTTTCTTCTGCTTCTTCTCTTTTCATGACCCAGTCTACTTGTTTTTGCTCTAGCTGGATATGTTCTAAATACTGTATTAGCTCCATTATTGGGTCTACCACTAAACGCACAAGCAGCTGCTGAAGCCGAGAAAGTTTTGGTATCATCTCTGTCCACAATAGAGAATATTTGGCTTAAGGGTGACGGACCGTTCTTGCTTGGCAGCTTCCGACCTTCCATAGCAGATCTCAGCCTTGTCTGTGAAATTATGCAATTACAGGTAAACTGGGGACTGGGGAGTTCATATATACCTTCATGCCATGATTCATTAAGGAATTTTTTTATTGAGATTTTTCTATGAATTCAAAGAAAATACATTGTAAAGGTCTTTCTTGTTCAATTTGCATTGTATGGTTGAATAATAGAGAAACACGGAAGGGAAGTCTGGCACATCTATTTGCCTCTGGAAATATTTCCTCCAGTTAATGTCGATGTGGATAAATTCTGTTTAGCTAGAATTGTGACATGCAGAATATAATCTGATAATATGGTGATAATTGCATATTTTTTTAATGCAGCTTTTAGACGAGAAGGATCATGATCGTATTATTGGCCCGTACAAGAAAGTTCAACAGTGGATTGAGAGCACAAAAAATGCAACGAAGCCACATTTTGATGAAGTTCATAATGTCCTCTATAAGCTCAAAGCGAGGCTTTCAGCGCAGCAATCTAGTAAAGCAGATGGCCAAATTAAAGCTGGGATTAAAGCTCCCATATTTTCAAAGATGTGACCTATCAACCATGCACGAAACATACATGTGACAGATTTGTGTGACCAATTAGCAATGTCTAACATCATATAGATTGTTGGTTGCAACTGTGGCTTGAATCTTTGAAGATAAAGTTTCTGTCTCTGTATTGAAAATCATTATCAGATAATAAATTTTCAATCGATTCAAAGATTCATGAATCAAGTCCTAAGTGCAGAGTTGTCATTACATATGTTAGTTTATCTGTTCTCTAATTTTTTTGTGCAAAATAATTCGAAGGAGCTGGTAAATTGCTGTAGTATTTAGACATGAAGAAATGAATAAATTTGTATGCACAGACTTATCTGTTGGATGATAAGTATACCATACCAACACAGTCGATTTTTCTTTTAACAAACAAGTATTATCGAGATTTCTATATATAGTTATTTGTTTTGGCAAAATAGTTTTATGAACAAATTAATTAAATAGGCTTTCCAATTTGACTTTTAAAAAAACAGGTTTTAAGAAAGGAATCAAACAGGTTCTATACTTATTTTAGATGGTTAATAATTATAAATTGATATTTACTCCTTATAGATTTTAAGAAAGGAATCAAACAGGCTCTATACATAAGGATGTgattgaaaagtgaaaaataaaaacaTTCTTGAATTTTTGTTTTTTCTTCTCAAAGATGAGGAGATTAGAAACACGCGGATCTCATTTACACAATCACATCTCATTTACTAtcattttttaaatattttatttctATAAATGTTGAGGTCAATTTTGAACTTGTGAATTaatgttgttttgttttagcagTCATGCAATCCTTGTCTCCTTTTCATTGAATTGCTGATCATTGACCGTGTCAGCGTTTGATTTGAGATTTTCAGAGTCTTCAGCTAAATAATAAAACTTTGGAAGCTTGCCGTTCTTCCGTAGCTTGATGATCAAAGTCACGTCGAAAAGTCGAAAAATAGAAGTGGAGAGAACATTGCATAACAACATAGTGTCTTTCCAAAACTTCTTAagagtgaatcaacacagaagTAGAAAGAAAATTGCAATAACAACATAGCATCTTTTAGAGTTTCTCATGAGTGAATCAACATAAAGTGAAATTCGGAACAAATATTCAGAAAttgatgacgttgcacgtcataaACTCAGAATCAGAATTGGCTATTAAAATTACACAATAGCAAACCATTAGAGTATCAAAATTGTTCTCATACAAATACTAGattgttatcataaaaactcaaaggtataaatgcataaccaaatcttatTCTAAAAATTTATCCATTTTagatgatgacaaaaccatgtattttgatgaacagttTTGTATAGGATAATCACAGAAATATACATCatacagaagcacaaagctccccctgaTATGTACAATCCcaaaaagataaaatcagaatgaaagaacactttctTGATTAAACTTTTTGCAGAATCAGAATGATCTTCTATCAGAATCTGGCTTGTCTTTAGAACTTTCTTGAACTTATTGAGAACACTGGTTGTCAAAGTCAACACTCTGATGAACTTCACTTCAGAAGTTTGGTTGAACTCTTTTTGAAGGAGCTTCAAGACCTGGTTCTTTTTGAAAGAGCTACAAAGCCTGGTTACAAACTCTTTTTAAATAGCTTCAGAACCTGGTTAAAACCTTAAAACCTGGTTGAATCAATTTTTGTTAACATGGAATTCACAATTAGTGTTGACCTATATTTCCTTAACATTCATTTGACGCTACAATTAGTATTCATCACTAATGATGATTAATTAAGAAATTTATCAATTTGTGTCGAGTCACAACACAAACAAAGCGTGAATGgtaattaatattaataatattcAAAAATTGAAAGATCGAACTTATGTTTTATGGAGTTGGGCATCTTATTCTATTTTTTTTGAATTGCTTTATTCTGCagcagaaaaagaaaaaagatatATAAAGATATAGATAGATAAGATCACCAAAACTTCGTGATCTGCTGGCGAACTTATTCCAATTCAATAATAGATCTCAATATTATGCCTTGAAGAGGACTCGAACCTCCACGCTGTTTAGCACGAGATTTTGAGTCTCTACTATGACTAATGAATATCTACTATGACATATACATGTGTTTGTTCCATACCGTAAACCAATTCGTTGTATCTTCGATTCAATCGTATTCGAGAATCATTCTTGGAAATCCCCCAGCTGTCTTATAACGATTAGATTATATATACGCCTAGTTCGACCCCCTCACCCttttttgaattgaatctctattttttgtttaattccctggtaattattttaattttatttatacTTTTTGATTGTTATGAAAACTTTTCCAAATTTCTTTGGATTTTTATCTTTCTGTTCCTTAAGTAGATTATCGCGAGCCATACATACTTTGTCGCGGTCGAAAATCCTATTTTCATAACTAGTCAATGATGCCCTTCCATGGATTCACCTATATACGCCGCAGCTAAAGTAGCGAAAATAAGAGCTTGAATACCGCTTGTAAATAATCCAAGGAACATAACAGGGATAGGAACTACTAAAGGTACTAACGAAACAAGAACAACAACTACTAATTCATCCGCTAATATATTTCCGAAAAGTCGAAAACTAAGTGATAAGGGTTTTGTGAAATCTTCTAAGATGTTAATCGGTAAAAGGATTGGCGTTGGTTGGATGTATTTACCAAAATAGGTCAATCCTTTTTTTGAAATACCCGCATAGAAATAGGCTACTGACGTAAGTAAAGCTAATGCAACATTAGTATTTATATCATTTGTGGGTGCAGCTAACTCTCCATGAGGTAACTTTATAATTTTCCAAGGCAAAAGGGCCCCTGACCAATTCGAAACAAAAATAAATAGAAACAGAGTTCCAATAAACGGAACCCATGGACCATATTCTTCTCCAATCTGAGTTTTGCTCACGTCTCGAATGAATTCAAGGACATATTCAAAGAAATTCTGACCAGACGTGGGAATAGTTTGCGGATTTCTAACAACTAGAATGGTTGAAATTAATAAGATAGCAATTACAACCCAAGAGGTAATAAGTACTTGAGCATGCACTTGAAAATCCCCTTTTTGCCAATAGAAATGTTGACCTACTTCCACAGCCGATATATCATAGAATCTGTTTAATGTGTTGATGTAACATAATAGAACATTCATATTGCCCTGTCCtctaaaataaaaaaatataactTGAAAGGGAATTATTTTGATTCAACCATTTCCTTATTTTACTTTGATTTTCTATTTTGAATACCTACTAATCACAAAATATTTCTTTTTACACAATTTTGTAATGCTATAATACCCAATTCCAAAAATCTATGACCGCCCAACCAAATCTAAAAATGGATTTATCTTATTATTAATCAATAATTTCGTATAGAGCTAGAACGACCCTCACAAATTGCAAAAACTAATTTGTTAAGAATTAATCGGATGGAAGCTATAGCATCATCATTAGCCGGAATTGACATATCTGCAAGATCTGGGTCACAATTTGTATCGATTAAACAAATCGTTGGAATTCCTAAAGTGATACATTCTTGAAGAGCCGTATATTCTTTTTGCTGATCAACGATTATTACAATATCAGGTAACCCTGTCATATATTTGATACCGCCTAGATATGTTTCGATACCACCTGGTTATTGCCaactttatttaaaaataaatgaatCAAGAAATGAATCAAGGAAACAAAACAAAAAAGAGTCTTTTTTGTTTTTTAACTTTAACCCTTTCCTTAGACTTGAAACTTACAGATCCCGATAGGAATTTTGGAAAATCAGAATTTGTGGAAAAAATATGTAAGTAATATGGAAAAAAGACATAGGACTCGAGATTCTAATCTTCTGTATCCCCATATATGTCGacaaaaaagaagaagaaaatggtCCTGCTCATTGACTCATAGGCAGTGGCTTGGTTAAGGGAAACCACCGGAGCCGTAGCGAAAGCGAGTCTTCATAGGGCTATTGTCACTGCTTATGGACCCGAACCTGGGTGATCTATCCATGACCAGGATGAAGTTTAGGTGAAACTAAGTGGAGGTCCGAACCGACTGATGTTGAAAAATCAGCGGA from Lathyrus oleraceus cultivar Zhongwan6 chromosome 7, CAAS_Psat_ZW6_1.0, whole genome shotgun sequence encodes the following:
- the LOC127105583 gene encoding glutathione S-transferase T1 isoform X1; amino-acid sequence: MKLKVYADRMSQPSRAILIFCKVNGIEIEEIHIELSKREHLSPEFQAINPLKKVPAIVDGRFKLFESHAILIYIASAFPGVANHWYPADASRKAKIHSVLDWHHLNLRRGTAGYVLNTVLAPLLGLPLNAQAAAEAEKVLVSSLSTIENIWLKGDGPFLLGSFRPSIADLSLVCEIMQLQLLDEKDHDRIIGPYKKVQQWIESTKNATKPHFDEVHNVLYKLKARLSAQQSSKADGQIKAGIKAPIFSKM
- the LOC127105583 gene encoding glutathione S-transferase T1 isoform X2; the protein is MKLKVYADRMSQPSRAILIFCKVNGIEIEEIHIELSKPINPLKKVPAIVDGRFKLFESHAILIYIASAFPGVANHWYPADASRKAKIHSVLDWHHLNLRRGTAGYVLNTVLAPLLGLPLNAQAAAEAEKVLVSSLSTIENIWLKGDGPFLLGSFRPSIADLSLVCEIMQLQLLDEKDHDRIIGPYKKVQQWIESTKNATKPHFDEVHNVLYKLKARLSAQQSSKADGQIKAGIKAPIFSKM
- the LOC127105584 gene encoding ATP synthase subunit a, chloroplastic; protein product: MNVLLCYINTLNRFYDISAVEVGQHFYWQKGDFQVHAQVLITSWVVIAILLISTILVVRNPQTIPTSGQNFFEYVLEFIRDVSKTQIGEEYGPWVPFIGTLFLFIFVSNWSGALLPWKIIKLPHGELAAPTNDINTNVALALLTSVAYFYAGISKKGLTYFGKYIQPTPILLPINILEDFTKPLSLSFRLFGNILADELVVVVLVSLVPLVVPIPVMFLGLFTSGIQALIFATLAAAYIGESMEGHH